The following coding sequences are from one Triticum aestivum cultivar Chinese Spring chromosome 5A, IWGSC CS RefSeq v2.1, whole genome shotgun sequence window:
- the LOC123103436 gene encoding serine/threonine-protein phosphatase PP-X isozyme 2 isoform X2 codes for MGTSDLDRQIEQLKRCEPLAEAEVKALCLKAMEILVEESNVQRVDAPVTICGDIHGQFYDMKELFKVGGDCPKTNYLFLGDFVDRGFYSVETFLLLLALKVRYPDRITLIRGNHESRQITQVYGFYDECLRKYGSVNVWRYCTEIFDYLSLSALIENKIFSVHGGLSPAITTLDQIRVIDRKQEVPHDGAMCDLLWSDPEDAVDGWGLSPRGAGFLFGGNVVSSFNHSNNIDYICRAHQLVMEGFKWMFNNKIVTVWSAPNYCYRCGNVAAILELDENLNKQFRVFEAAPHVRAHDLNQEVFLPRGLPQITFFETAHMACDTLCFHALEHQRADRGY; via the exons ATGGGGACGTCGGATCTGGACCGGCAGATCGAGCAGCTCAAGCGGTGCGAGCCGCTGGCGGAGGCGGAGGTCAAGGCGCTCTGCCTCAAGGCCATGGAGATCCTCGTCGAGGAGAGCAACGTCCAGCGCGTCGACGCCCCCGTCACG ATATGTGGAGACATTCATGGACAGTTCTACGACATGAAAGAACTTTTCAAAGTTGGTGGTGACTGCCCAAAGACAAACTACCTGTTCCTTGGGGATTTTGTTGACCGAGGATTTTATTCTGTTGAAACATTTTTGCTTCTTTTGGCCTTAAAG GTTAGGTACCCAGATCGTATAACTTTAATACGAGGAAATCATGAGAGCAGGCAGATCACACAA GTTTATGGCTTCTATGATGAGTGTCTTCGTAAATATGGCTCGGTGAATGTCTGGAGATATTGCACAGAAATATTTGACTATTTAAG TTTGTCTGCACTTATTGAGAACAAAATCTTCAGTGTCCATGGAGGCCTTTCCCCTGCTATTACGACACTGGATCAG ATCAGAGTAATAGACCGCAAGCAAGAAGTGCCTCATGATGGTGCCATGTGTGACCTTCTTTGGTCTGATCCAGAGGATGCTGTAGACGGCTGGGGATTAAGTCCTCGAGGTGCAGGGTTCCTCTTTGGTGGAAACGTCGTCTCTTCATTTAACCACTCAAACAACATAGATTATATTTGCCGTGCTCATCAACTAGTCATGGAAGGATTCAAGTGGATGTTCAATAACAAGATTGTTACTGTATGGTCTGCTCCTAACTATTGCTACAG GTGTGGCAATGTTGCTGCAATCCTAGAGCTTGATGAGAACTTGAATAAGCAGTTCCGTGTATTTGAAGCTGCTCCACATGTTCGTGCTCATGACTT GAATCAAGAGGTGTTCCTGCCAAGAGGCCTGCCCCAGATTACTTTCTTTGAGACTGCACACATGGCATGTGACACGCTGTGTTTTCATGCCCTTGAGCACCAGCGGGCCGATAGGGGGTATTGA
- the LOC123103436 gene encoding serine/threonine-protein phosphatase PP-X isozyme 2 isoform X1 has protein sequence MGTSDLDRQIEQLKRCEPLAEAEVKALCLKAMEILVEESNVQRVDAPVTICGDIHGQFYDMKELFKVGGDCPKTNYLFLGDFVDRGFYSVETFLLLLALKVRYPDRITLIRGNHESRQITQVYGFYDECLRKYGSVNVWRYCTEIFDYLSLSALIENKIFSVHGGLSPAITTLDQIRVIDRKQEVPHDGAMCDLLWSDPEDAVDGWGLSPRGAGFLFGGNVVSSFNHSNNIDYICRAHQLVMEGFKWMFNNKIVTVWSAPNYCYRCGNVAAILELDENLNKQFRVFEAAPHESRGVPAKRPAPDYFL, from the exons ATGGGGACGTCGGATCTGGACCGGCAGATCGAGCAGCTCAAGCGGTGCGAGCCGCTGGCGGAGGCGGAGGTCAAGGCGCTCTGCCTCAAGGCCATGGAGATCCTCGTCGAGGAGAGCAACGTCCAGCGCGTCGACGCCCCCGTCACG ATATGTGGAGACATTCATGGACAGTTCTACGACATGAAAGAACTTTTCAAAGTTGGTGGTGACTGCCCAAAGACAAACTACCTGTTCCTTGGGGATTTTGTTGACCGAGGATTTTATTCTGTTGAAACATTTTTGCTTCTTTTGGCCTTAAAG GTTAGGTACCCAGATCGTATAACTTTAATACGAGGAAATCATGAGAGCAGGCAGATCACACAA GTTTATGGCTTCTATGATGAGTGTCTTCGTAAATATGGCTCGGTGAATGTCTGGAGATATTGCACAGAAATATTTGACTATTTAAG TTTGTCTGCACTTATTGAGAACAAAATCTTCAGTGTCCATGGAGGCCTTTCCCCTGCTATTACGACACTGGATCAG ATCAGAGTAATAGACCGCAAGCAAGAAGTGCCTCATGATGGTGCCATGTGTGACCTTCTTTGGTCTGATCCAGAGGATGCTGTAGACGGCTGGGGATTAAGTCCTCGAGGTGCAGGGTTCCTCTTTGGTGGAAACGTCGTCTCTTCATTTAACCACTCAAACAACATAGATTATATTTGCCGTGCTCATCAACTAGTCATGGAAGGATTCAAGTGGATGTTCAATAACAAGATTGTTACTGTATGGTCTGCTCCTAACTATTGCTACAG GTGTGGCAATGTTGCTGCAATCCTAGAGCTTGATGAGAACTTGAATAAGCAGTTCCGTGTATTTGAAGCTGCTCCACAT GAATCAAGAGGTGTTCCTGCCAAGAGGCCTGCCCCAGATTACTTTCTTTGA